One Setaria italica strain Yugu1 chromosome II, Setaria_italica_v2.0, whole genome shotgun sequence DNA segment encodes these proteins:
- the LOC101753885 gene encoding uncharacterized protein LOC101753885, translated as MRASSTAHSTATTNPAASWGAKRARTTAPGGRAAARSAGSCSCCARDWENLGGEGPAGLIAELVLASDVADYVRFRAVCRSWRRCSPEDPRDAVLDDRFLPPQWIMLDKACARARPGRHRFLNVSTGECIRMDLPELAGHKLLAVTPEGLLLLLHEPTLVVRLLNPLTRHLTDLPRLNELLQTRGYKSARSLHVYGVGLVADASAVAVCFSCPMVLAVAKPGDESWTVVDKEYMISTLPFAGRFY; from the coding sequence ATGCGTGCTTCCTCCACCGCCCattcgacggcgacgacgaacCCGGCCGCCTCATGGGGggcgaagcgcgcgcgcacCACCGCCCCCGGCGGTCGTGCGGCGGCGCGTTCGGCCGgtagctgcagctgctgcgcgAGGGACTGGGAGAACCTGGGCGGGGAAGGCCCGGCCGGCCTGATCGCGGAGCTCGTCCTCGCCAGCGACGTGGCCGACTACGTCCGCTTCCGCGCCGTGTGCCGCTCGTGGCGCCGGTGCTCGCCGGAGGACCCGCGCGACGCCGTGCTGGACGACCGCTTCCTCCCCCCGCAGTGGATCATGCTCGACAAGGcctgcgcccgcgcccgccccggccgccaccgcTTCCTCAACGTGTCCACCGGCGAGTGCATCCGGATGGACCTCCCGGAGCTCGCCGGGCACAAGTTGCTGGCGGTTACCCCGGAgggcctcctcctgctgctccacGAGCCCACACTGGTCGTCCGCCTGCTTAACCCGCTTACGCGTCATCTCACCGACCTTCCCCGGTTGAACGAGCTCCTGCAGACTAGAGGCTATAAGTCGGCACGAAGTCTTCACGTGTATGGCGTTGGCCTTGTCGCCGACGCCTCTGCAGTGGCAGTTTGTTTCTCCTGCCCCATGGTGCTTGCCGTCGCTAAGCCCGGAGACGAGAGCTGGACCGTGGTCGACAAAGAATACATGATTTCGACCTTGCCTTTCGCGGGGCGTTTTTACTGA